In the genome of Candidatus Methanoperedens sp., the window TACCATGAAAAGCAATAAAAAGATCACTATTACAAACATCATTATGCCGCTGGCAATAACTGCTACTGCAATAGTACGTAGGGCAACATCTGTACTATGTTTGTATGCGTAAACACCACTTACAAGCTGGACGATTCCGAGTACTGGTGCTACAAAAGGAACCAGGACACCTAGAACTAAGCTGAAAAAAATAATTAATAAACCGAGAACGAATTCTCTGCTATTGACCCTAATTTCTTTATATTCTACCATATTCTTGATAATCCTCTGACCAATGAACCTTTGTTCTATTTATTTCCAGAGTTCGATCAAAATCTTCCGTCTCCGTATACCTATCATATCTATCCATGGGTCGAGAAGGCAGGCTATGCAAAAATGCAAAGGAGCAGGGGTTCTAGCCGGAGTAAACTATATTCCCGTATTGCCATTTTTATCCGATTCCGAGGAACATCTTGATGAAATGATAAAAACTGCCAAAAAGTACGGCGCAGATTTTGTTTTTGTGGGCGGATTAACACTTTAGACTCCTGAGTCCAACGAGATTCGGTGGGGCTTACAAATATATTTATTTATATCTTAAATCATAATATGATTATTAGTAAAAAAATAAACTTTTGGTTAGCCATCACAATTTCTGCGGGTATTCTACTATGGTCCATATATGCACTAATGCAAAGTCCAACACCATACCAGACAGGTTTGATAACGGGCGTTCTTCTTGGCGTTTCTGTGGGTGCTTTTATTGGACAGGCGTATGACTCGAAAGAGTAAGGATATTAAGCCCGGCCGAACTCTGCGGTCGCTTCGCTCCCTTGCCTTCACTTCGTTCGGATCGCTGAACAAGGGTTTTTATCACTCCTCCTGCTGCTCCACCGAATCGCTTAGGCAACTCGATAAAAACCCTGATTTCAACGAAATCACCCCAGCCCGCCGCACGACGACCGAAATGTTTAAATGAAATTAAATGTTATATATTTATAACATAAAGTTGTAAATAAATAACTTTGGGTGATGGTATGAAACTATCAAAACAAATGAATTCAATAATCGGCCTTATACTATTTGGCATCGGCATAGCTATGGTGGTGTTTTTCGGAACTGAAGGAACTACAGGATTTGGGTGGATGTTTTTTTGGGGAAGTACATGGTACTTATATTCCGGCGGATTGATTAAAAAACGAATGCATTTACTGGCTATCGGAGCTGTACTTTTGCTTGCAGGCAGCCTCATATTTCTTTTAAATAGTAATGCGCCTCACAGGTTCATAGACCTGATATTCGGTGGCATATCAATCACAATCGATGGCATATGGTTTCGTAGATTTAAGAAAATGATAAATCAACAAAATAGTGGCGATGAAAGAACACACAAATTCTTAGTTCATGGCGCGTACTACACCTGGCTTGTTATGATTGTGCTTTGGTTTGCGTCCGTGTTTTTGGATATGTCGGGGATAATAAATATCGGCACAATTTCACCTATAGCTATGTTTCTTGGATTGATACTGCTATTATTCATTCTCCCCTTTGTTTTTGTTCTATATTTTGAACGAAGAGGAGATGTCTGGTGAAAGCAAAGTTGTAACTGGATAACTTTTGGTGATTGGATGATAATGGAAAGCAAAATAAATATTGCAGTAGCACTCGGATTTCTTGCCCCGGCTTATTTGGTACTTTGAAATAAGAGGTGATATGGAATGAAACTCTGGCAAAAGCTTTTGGTTCTATTGTGGATAGTGGTATTAATTCACTTGCTTTGGGGCGCGGCGATAATACTTCAAGGGGGCACACTTGAAGAAGCGAAAACCGCAACACATCCGCTAGGAATCGTTATTTTCCTCCTTGGCATCATATCCGGGCTTGCCCTGATAAAAGGCGATGGGGAATTCTTCAAGCCGGATGAGCGGACACTAAAATTATCCGGAGTTGCCTTCCGATATTCGTGGATTGGCATGACAATGACCGTTGCTGCATTAATAGGAATAGATGCATTTTACCCCACAAAATTGACAGTACCTCTGGTTCTTTGGATGATGGGTGCGGCTGTATTGATTATTCCGTTTGCGCTTCTTCAATATTTTGAAAGAAAGGGTGATGCGAAATGAAAATAATAAACAACAAGATTTATCTTGGCACTGTACTTTTTGGCCTGTTTAATATACTGTTTGGCGCATTGGAGCGCTTGAATATCATACCCCCTTCGGGTCCAAACCCGGGATTACCAAGTATTGTCGCAGGGATGATAATTCTTGCAATAGGGCTATATTTATCAAGAAAGCCGGAATCCGAAGTTATGATTGACGAACGCATAAGAAAACGCGCGATGAAAGCCAACACAGCAGCATTTTTGATAACTTTTTTGTATGTGGTATTTTTAATGCTATTTGATATGCTGTGGTCTGTGAACCTGATTAATTTGGGCGATTCTTTCCTGGGTTTTCCAAGCCCGGGGGATTTTACGCACCTTTTCCCTAGATATATGTCGATAATCTTAGTTGCCATTATTTCGGTGACTGCGCTCGGGATTTACTACAATAAAAAAGGTGATGTAGAATGAAACTCAAGAAAAATTCTAATTTGAAATGGTTGTTTATATCGTCTAGTGATGATGTTGTTGGGACTGATAGATATAGCATATAATAAGAGTATAGGAATTGATCATTCGGGATACATTTTCATAGGTATATTCTGGTTTTTATATTATCTGAACTTATCAAAAAAGTCGAAAACAGAAACACTGATAGATGAAAGAGATATAAGGATCCGGGAAAAATCCGAATATAAAGCGCTTCAAATTACCTTAGCGTATATTGTGATTCTTACTGTTATAGATCTGGTCTTTGGTGCTCTTGGATATTATGGCAACAATTTCATGGTTTTCATGACAAATGAATATCTTATTCGAAGTGTATTACGTTTGGCTTCCATATCGGGCATTACAATTGTTTCGTGGGTATTGCTGATATTATATTATGGGAAAAAGCAGGAATTGAATTGAAATTCAGGAAAGATAAGGATATCATAAAATTTATTGGAATAAGCCTGGGCGCACTTCTGGCTGGAATTATCATTTTTTTATTTATCGAACCAATTAGCACTATCGGATTTCTTTTAATTATTGGTGGTCTTATAGGATTAATAACCGGTTTAATCGCGGCCACTAAATCTAAAGAAGATTTAATAGAAGACGAGCGGTCTGTAAGAGTCCGGAAAAAAGCCGGATATTCTGCGTTTATTGCAACCCTGCTGATTGGAGCAATAATCTTGCTCCTCAGATTGCTGAAAATCTCCCCCTCATTAACCCCGTCGAGAGAATTAGCTGAAGTGGTCCAGGATATATGGATTATCGGACTCTGGATTTTCATTGTGTTCAGGTGGTACTACAACAAAAAAGGTGAGGTGGAATGAAGATTAAGGAAAATAAAAAAATGCTATTGAAGAGTAAGATTGAATTGGCCATAAGCGTATTTATGCTTGCATTTGCATCTTTTTGGCTCCTTCAAAATATTTATGAAGGAAAACCGTATTACGAACCCTTGATTTTCATCGTTGGTTTGAGTTTTTTGATAGGCGCATATTTCAATATCAAAAGGTTCAAGGCAGAATCAGAAGGAAAAACAATAGCTGATGAGCGGTCACGCAGGATTGGGGCGAAATCTGGATTATTTGCATATTTGCTTCTTATTGCGGCCCTTATGGTTTCCGGCGTGGTTAACAGCGCCTTTAATTTAGGGCTGGAATATACAAGCACGGTATATGTGATTTGGATTGCTTCCCTGTTTTCATGGATAATTATTGGGCATTATATTGACAAAAAAGGTGATGTATAATGAAAACAAGAGATATATTACTTCGCGAATGTCTCGTAGGCGTGTTTTTTGTCCTGTGGGTATGCTCTGGCTTTCATTGTATTATGAGAACACTTTTGGCAAAGCGCTCAGCGGGTTTTAATAATTCTTGGGATTTTCATGTCGATTAAAACCTACAATAAGTGGAATAAATGGAAGGATTCAGACACCCATATCGACGAGACTCTTACCGACGAGCGCTCGGAGTTAAACACGCTCAGGGCATCAAGGACAGGTTTCATGTTCCTCTACGTATCAATAACTGTCTTGTTCACATTACTCGGTTTAAAGCTGATAAATGAAATGATATTCACGGCGTTGATCGGGCCTGTTTTTGCTGTCGCCTCTGTCTTATACGTCCTGTTATTTTACAGATACGAAAGGGGGGTTAATGAGAACGCGAATTAAAGAGCTCAGGGCAAGATATGATTTAACTCAGGAAGAACTTGCCAAAAAGGTGGGTGTAAGAAGAGAAACTATTGTTTTCTTAGAAAAAGGAAAATATAATCCCTCCTTGAAGCTTGCTCATGATATAGCTAAAGTATTGAAATCAAAAATGGAGGAGGTTTTTATCTTTGAGGAGTAATCAGGGGTAGTATTACAATAAATGTCACTGAAATCATAATTAAAATGTCGCAAATGTGTGAACCCATAATTAACTTTAGCAAAGCGAGGAAGAGGCATGTGGTAGATATTCTGGAACAGTTAAAGTGAAATTCACATCCCGCCTTGCCTCGCCAGGCATCATCCCTTTAGGTAGTGTTGCCTTTTACGAGTGTTTTCACAACTTCCTTCTCATTAATATTGGATTTTATAACAATAACATAATATGTATCTGATAAAGTTCTAATTAGCTCTACATAAACAAAATAATTATTTTCGAATGCTGAACTATTTAAAATCACAAATTTCCCTGATTCAATAGTAACATGAAAATCAATTTTGTTGTATCTGTTTTTTTCCAGCAAATTCTCATAACTTTGAAATGCATCAGATGAAACATTATAATCTCCCCCATATGAAAATGAAGAAACTTCGATACTTTTTCCCGGAGTTCGAACCGAATATTTATAATTGTATTTTTGAGGTTCTAAAAAATTCCACGAAATCTTTTCCCAAGACAGATTTCCTTTTCCGTCGTAAGTTAGACCCCTGAACATTAAAGAATAAAATGGGAAGTCCTCACCTTTTGGACCAATATAAGTATTGTTTGTAATTGAAATGATTATAAAACAAATAACTGTAACTGATATAATCAATAGGCCTATTTTCACTTTTTTATTCATGAGTTTCCTTACTTTAAAAAAATAAAATTATCTTCCTGGATAATTCTCAATCGAGGAGGTCGAGGTTATATTCGATACCATAAAAAGCCATATTACAATTATCATCAAGAACATCAAAATACCGCCTGTAATAGCCGCTATGGCAATAGTACGCATGCCAACATCTATGGCATGCCTGTAAGCATATACACCGGTTACTAACAGCGAAACACATAGTGCTGGTGCAACAAAAGGAACTAGGAGACCCAAAGTCAAACTGAAAAAAATAATTAATAAACCGAGAACGAGTTCTCTGCTATTGACCCTAATTTCTTTATATTCTACCATATTCTTGATAATCCTCTGACCAATGAACCTTTGTTCTATTTATTTCCAGAGTTCGATCAAAATCTTCCGTCTCCGTATACCTATCATATCTATCCATGGGTATACTTCGCCACGCCTTATTTCGCGATGCTTCTGTTGGTTTTGAGCTATATAATTATTTCCAGATATTGCTCCGAGATTTTAACTCCGACCATTTCAGTACCATGTATGATTTCTTTCCCTGATAAAAATTAAATTCAATCTTATTTATAACTTTATCAAGACGCCAAGAAAGTTATACTATTTTACTTTCTTTTAATTAATAGCACTGCCAGTATTGCTGAAATTGCGAAAATTACTTCGAACGCAGGGGTTTTTGGCGGTGCGGTCGTTGGTGCTGGTGTTGGTTTCGCTGTTGTGGTCACTGGTATATTTGGAACCGTGGTCGGATTCGGTGTTGTTGGTGCAGGTGTACCGATCCCAAGTCCGATTGTATCTACTACGAACCCTTTGTCAGAACCGCTTTTACCGTAGTGGCACCTGAAGCAAAAACCGCTGCTGACCGTGATTTCAGAGAATTTGGATGGCTTCGTATCCAGATTGCCATGGCAGGTATTGCACTTGCTATCATTCCCACCGTAATCAACGCCGTGGCTGTCTTCGCCAAACATCCACTTCGAGAACGATGGATTGATCGAGGTCGAAGTGTTCGGATGAGTGGTTGGCGTATAGTCAATTATCGTCTGTTCTCGCCCTGAATACGGTGGGCCGAGCGTGATAACTTGGAATCTCTGCGGATTTGTCTTCAGGGACAATATGATATAGACATCTCCCTGAGATCTCCCCAGTACCCCCTTGTTGGTGGGGTCATAGTAACTGACCGTTGGATGATCATAACCCTGCCCTGCGGTAAAAGTTTCGATTCGATAGGTCGGATCTGAAAGGTTGCCAATAACAGATACCCGCAGCTTCTGTCCCACGAACTGGTGGATATCCTTTGTCGGGTCATCAATTCGTGTTGGAATGAGATCGCCCCAGAGATTATTTGTCATAATGTAGCGATTGCCTGCATACCCATAACTTCTTAGACTAAACCGTGCTGTGCCGGAAGTAATAGTTGCAGCATTAAAAGGTCTATTGAGAGACTTAACGACTTCGTAGGAGCATTCACGTATGCTAAAATTACATCCCCAGCTCACTGATTCGTTATTAGATACATTAAGCCTCTTCTCTGTCTGCTCCATGTCTTGTAGTTCGCTGTCTCTGGAGACGTTCGAGATTTTCCCACTTCTTATTATGACAACCGCCTCAGGATCAATAAATTCGCCATCATATATGGACAGTACAGCCTGAATGATGGACGTTGCCCTGATATCCCCTTTGCCATCAAGGCTGGGCTCCAGATTGATCGTTAATGTTCCAGCAGCAACAAGCCCTGTACCTAATATGAACAATATCACAAATACTGCAATGATGTGGATTTTCATTTTTTAATTACTTCCTGTAAGCTGTCATTTGATATACTAACCTGCTTCTACTAATCCGAATCCAGGACTTATCTATTCCAATATCACCCAAATCAACAGGATTTATTCACCTGTACAATCAGCAATTTTCTTGCATTAATGCACCATCCGATATTTAATTTATTTTCCTAAAACAAATTGGTAATCCTCGTAATTAACTATATCTTCAGTAGACCTTCCCTCAAAATATATTTGATATAAACCTTGCTTTGCAGCCTGGCTCACATTCACTATGAGGCTAGAACGTAATTCGCATCCTTCTGTACATTCTTTTTGGAAAACCACTACATCTGGTACTATAAATAAATCCACTTCTTTTGGATTTTTTTCTGTAGAACCGTCGGGATATCTTGCATATACACTGTAATTCAAATATACTTTTGTTCCCTTGCTGACAGAACCACTGATTGTCAGATTTATCAGAGTGGATTTTCCTCTCCCGATAGAAGGGATATTCGGATTCTTAGCCAAATCGTAATCAGAAGTGAATATCCATACTTTCGGTATCTGACTATTCATTAGAAACAAAGATTGTAGTACTTTTTTATCTTCAAAATCGATTACATACTGGACATTGACATCTTCCATGCCTATCGAAACAACGGGAAAAAATCCGGAGAAATTTCCTATATCATAAAAATTTAATCTCACTCCAATGATTCCATAACTTTTGCCTTTTAAAAGAGTGTCATTAACCGCAATTGCCACCGCTTCTGCCTTTTCTTCTTCACTCAGTGGCGGGGCCTGTTCTCTGGTATAACCTATATTCCATACATCTTTCTCTGGAAGTGGCAGTTTTCCACCTTTGCCGATCTTAAAAGACAATACTGAGCTTTCAAAAGCCAAACCTTTATCTCTCCCGCTGATCATTATATAATAATCCCCATCAGCAGCCGTTTTATCAACAGTGACTGTCAAATTAGAATATAATTTCTCTGGCGCTTCTCCGGCATTTGCCGTGCGCTTGAAAATCAACGGCTTTTGATCAGGGATTAAATGCATGCCGTCCGGAGCTAGCTCCAGAGAGCCATTGGTATGCACCATCTCGGTTTTATAATTCAGAGAAATCTCGTTTCCTTTTTTGACATTTATGCCACTTATAGCAAAATTGACGATTGTTGAATTCCCCCTGTAGGCAGGTGGATTGTATGAATCAACAGTGGTAAGAACATCTGGAATAACTTTTTGAATTTTCTCTTTTTGTTCGAGGCATCCGGTTATCAGTACTATAGAAATAAAGGCCAGTAAAATCTTTAATGAATTTTTCATGAATTTCTTTGAAATCATATCACACTTTTATAATATAAAAAATAAATATTGATGTCCATCAATTGGAACTGTATTCCCATTTCAATGTTCTGAGAGTTATATTATCCGAAGGTTTTGAGAACCTGACTATAAAATAAGGTTGTACCGAAGAACGACTCGCAGGATACTTCTTTTGCAGTTTAACAAAAACAGTTCTTCCTGTTTTAGTAATGTCTATAAGTCCTGCATCAAATGCAGGCGATTCTCCAAAGAAAACAGCTACAGCGGTTTCGTTGGTGAAGTTTACATCAGGCACCTCTGGCTTATGGGTCTTGAGATAACTGCTGTGCTTCATCCAGACATTAGTCCACTCTGTCCGGTTGTTGATTATTATGAATATCGAATTTGTATACCCACTCGATTCGCCGATTGCAACTGTTCTGAAAGCCACCTGTGTTTCTTTCTCGAGGATTATCTCTATTCTTTTTAATTTTTCGGTCCCGGTAAAGGCATTCTGCAGGGTCATTACTATGCTCTCCTCTCCATCCCAGCGCTTCGGGTAGCCGCGAATAATATAATCAAGCTCTTTTCCTTCGCATTCGATGCAACCCCTTTTCAAGTCTCCTAGATAATAATCTTCTTCGATCTCCTCTATATCAGAATAATTTCTTAAAGCAGGATGTTCGAATGAAATTATGTCGATCAGTGAAGGGGATGACCTATACCCGCTCTCTGCAACCCTTGCCAGAAGTTTACCCTCAATATCAATGAAGTCAAAAATGGGCTCTTTCGGCAATAGCTCTTTTTTGATCATTATAATATGATATGGAGCACTTTCAACAGCAGCTCCCGGACCAAGCTTGAATGCAATGATCACATTAAAAATATTATCCGCTGCAGTGATATTTCTTATCTCAATTTCAGGACCCTCGGCACGACCTATTCGCCCCATCATCGCGGCTATGACAGAATAGTTGTCAAAATCGGATGGTTTCATTTGCCTTGGTTTCGTAAATATGCCGGGATAAATTGACCCCTCTAATCTTAAAGGCCCCTCTCCTCCCTGCCAGGCTAGGTAACCCTGATTATCAAGGAAAGATACCCATTCGCTATAATTAGTAATCACTCTAAAATAAGGTTCATTATAAGATGAATTTGACCAGTAACCCCTTGACCAGGTCTCGAAAGTAATGTTGATTTTTAAAAGTTCTGTCTCATTATATGCAGGCAATTTTTGTTCAGTCGGAGCTAATGTAGGTTTAGGTGCAATTATTTTTGTCTCATTAGGGGCAGGTAACTTTTTAGATTCTATACATCCAAGGGATGCTACCAGTACTACAAAAAACAATATTAGGATTAAAAATTTGATTCTCATGTTGATCCCAATAAAAAAATAAGGGTTACGCATATGTGTAAGCAAACCCTAGGTATTCATATGATGCAGATCCATATTTTTTGATCCTTGCTTTGAAGGTTCCAGTTGTTCGCGCAGTAAACTCAACTATCTCATAGCTATTGTCATAGCTGGATGAGAAAGCTACTGTGTTTCCATTGGGATCAAGGATGTATAGGTCTAAATCCGACACTAATGTATCGCTTGTTGGCGGATGATTGGAGTCGGGATGAGAGTCCCAGGCTATAGCTACCCTGACCTTTTGTCCTGCCGATGCGGTGAACGTATAGTCCTTAGGGAAATTACTGGCTAACAACATTTCTCCTGATATACGGTTGTTATTTACGGTATAATATGCATTCGAAATGTCTATTCCGCCAGCGCCATCGTATTCGCTCAACATGCTGCTTCCTTCTATGTTATGTACAGCAGATGCCATGATAGCAGCTTTCACAGTCTCTGGCCATAGTGTCAGCCAGCTTTTTGTCTGCATGAGCAGTGCAGCTTCTGCAGCAACTGCTGGTGCTGCGTAGCTTGTTCCAGCTCCTACAACAACATATACCCAGGGATTGGCAATATGTGTACTTGTAATGTACCTGCTTCCATGTGTAGCTACGGCTATTACCTCTGGTTTTTCTCTATCCATATGCGGTGAAGTTGGATCTTTATAGCTTGAACCTGCCCACATAGTATCATCTAACCATTCAGAGGAATCTTTATCATCGAATCCTCCAACAGTAATGATGTTATAGGCTAATCCCGGTGAAACAACATTCCCACTAGTTTGTCCCTCGTTCCCGGAGACTACAGTTACTGTTTTTCTATTCTCCCATACAACGTGATCATAGTATCTATCAATCCCTCTCATAACTAGGCCTGTATCGTCTCCCCAGCTGTTGGTCAGTATGTTTGCGCCATTGGTAATTGCCCATTCTGAAGCTGCAATCATATCAGATTCCGACCAGCTTCCTGCATTTGCACTTAATATTGCAGGTACTCCATAAGAGATTCCTTTGTACGTAGGATGAGTACTTGCAATTATTCCCGCAACTTGGGTAGCATGTGAATCTGGACCTGCAGTTTTGTAGGAAGGCCCTGGTGTAAGATAGGGATTTTCGGTCGTAAAGCGCCCTTTTTCGACTACTGCAACTTTGATTCCACTTCCCATAATTCCCGCGCTCCACACTGGCTGTACTTTTACGGTTTGAGCCACCATATTTAGTGCGGGTTTAAATTGTTTTGCAAGGTATACTCCATCAACCTCTGGTATGTTCTCTATTTCTGCCATTAATTTTGCAGGTACCTCCGCATAAATCAGGGGTGCGTACTGGGAAGCATATTTTATATTTATATTCTTTGATTTAAGAATATCAAGGACCGGTTTTTCTTTTTGTGCGTAATCCTTTCTCTTTGCATCAAGTATCTTGTGATTCTCTTCATCGCTGATTTCGCCCACTGATATTGGTGCTTCTATTGCAGGATTTAACCAG includes:
- a CDS encoding DUF2178 domain-containing protein, translated to MMLLGLIDIAYNKSIGIDHSGYIFIGIFWFLYYLNLSKKSKTETLIDERDIRIREKSEYKALQITLAYIVILTVIDLVFGALGYYGNNFMVFMTNEYLIRSVLRLASISGITIVSWVLLILYYGKKQELN
- a CDS encoding DUF2178 domain-containing protein — translated: MKIKENKKMLLKSKIELAISVFMLAFASFWLLQNIYEGKPYYEPLIFIVGLSFLIGAYFNIKRFKAESEGKTIADERSRRIGAKSGLFAYLLLIAALMVSGVVNSAFNLGLEYTSTVYVIWIASLFSWIIIGHYIDKKGDV
- a CDS encoding helix-turn-helix transcriptional regulator yields the protein MRTRIKELRARYDLTQEELAKKVGVRRETIVFLEKGKYNPSLKLAHDIAKVLKSKMEEVFIFEE
- a CDS encoding S8 family serine peptidase, yielding MQLGALLAAMLLATAVIIPSMGASPDVSKTKTEKALEYIAQKHAVPKERLMVMNKKEANFPLSKKKIWSVKALDTKTTDAYLVDLDEAGNIADMKAVRDMEIAIYKEKYGKKEIELQEKLQKMNPDDTVEMGIWLNPAIEAPISVGEISDEENHKILDAKRKDYAQKEKPVLDILKSKNINIKYASQYAPLIYAEVPAKLMAEIENIPEVDGVYLAKQFKPALNMVAQTVKVQPVWSAGIMGSGIKVAVVEKGRFTTENPYLTPGPSYKTAGPDSHATQVAGIIASTHPTYKGISYGVPAILSANAGSWSESDMIAASEWAITNGANILTNSWGDDTGLVMRGIDRYYDHVVWENRKTVTVVSGNEGQTSGNVVSPGLAYNIITVGGFDDKDSSEWLDDTMWAGSSYKDPTSPHMDREKPEVIAVATHGSRYITSTHIANPWVYVVVGAGTSYAAPAVAAEAALLMQTKSWLTLWPETVKAAIMASAVHNIEGSSMLSEYDGAGGIDISNAYYTVNNNRISGEMLLASNFPKDYTFTASAGQKVRVAIAWDSHPDSNHPPTSDTLVSDLDLYILDPNGNTVAFSSSYDNSYEIVEFTARTTGTFKARIKKYGSASYEYLGFAYTYA